Proteins encoded by one window of Engraulis encrasicolus isolate BLACKSEA-1 chromosome 21, IST_EnEncr_1.0, whole genome shotgun sequence:
- the nppcl2 gene encoding C-type natriuretic peptide 2, whose amino-acid sequence MASSCTSRLPSCCLSFLVLILVLATVQVESRPTQQRSDDQILRDLFGQEISSLLLASERRSEVTEPEGSASGPPALLSSSSRATSESVAPPPPSARHSPVPPQRVLKLLGHQRKFNNRNRKSTGRGCFGLKVDRISIMSGLGC is encoded by the exons ATGGCTTCGTCTTGCACCTCTAGATTACCTTCTTGTTGCCTGTCCTTCCTCGTTCTCATCCTGGTCTTGGCCACGGTACAGGTGGAGAGCCGACCAACACAACAGCGATCAGACGACCAG ATTCTGAGAGACCTGTTTGGCCAGGAGATCTCTTCTCTCCTATTGGCTTCCGAGAGGAGGTCAGAGGTCACAGAGCCAGAGGGATCGGCAAGCGGGCCGCCGGCACTTCTGTCCAGCAGCAGTCGTGCCACGTCCGAGAGCGTGGCACCGCCACCACCATCGGCGCGGCACAGCCCAGTTCCACCGCAGCGCGTCCTGAAGCTCCTGGGCCACCAGAGGAAGTTCAACAACCGTAACAGGAAGTCAACAGGCCGGGGCTGCTTCGGCCTGAAGGTGGACCGCATCAGCATCATGAGTGGGCTGGGTTGCTAG
- the zgc:85858 gene encoding stress-associated endoplasmic reticulum protein 1, translating into MSAVQRMKVANEKHSKTITQRGHVQKTTRVVNEDKSPVGPWLLALFVFVVCGSAIFQIIQSIRQGM; encoded by the exons ATGTCGGCTGTTCAGCGAATGAAAGTAGCCAACGAGAAGCACAGCAAGACAATCACACAACGCGGCCACGTCCAAAAGACTACG CGAGTGGTGAACGAGGACAAATCCCCGGTGGGCCCATGGCTTCTGGCGCTTTTCGTCTTCGTGGTGTGTGGGTCAG CCATCTTCCAAATCATCCAGAGCATCAGACAGGGCATGTGA